A genomic stretch from Prochlorococcus marinus str. MIT 9312 includes:
- the trpC gene encoding indole-3-glycerol phosphate synthase TrpC: protein MEIRRRPPNPTVRVENLEYAVPHREAQAKNILEEIVWHKDIEIKNFKKIVSLEDLIKKIENLPDPKDFYKNILESKIKPGLIAEIKKASPSKGVIRKDFNPEDIAICYEELGASCISVLTDKRFFQGSYEILETVRKSTNLPLLCKDFIISAYQIYKARVSGADAILLIAAILSDDDLIYLKKIADNLKMSVLVEVHNDNELERILKLKSFNLIGINNRDLKTFKTDLKTSIELMHIYADIFLKQNILPISESGINCAQDLESLRSIGIKGVLIGETFMRESDIEKSFKKLFNSI from the coding sequence ATGGAGATAAGACGCAGGCCACCAAATCCAACAGTAAGGGTAGAAAATTTAGAATATGCCGTGCCTCATAGAGAAGCACAAGCAAAAAATATTCTAGAAGAAATTGTATGGCACAAGGATATTGAAATTAAGAATTTTAAAAAAATAGTTTCTTTAGAAGATCTCATCAAAAAGATTGAAAACCTTCCAGATCCCAAAGATTTTTATAAAAATATCTTGGAGTCAAAAATAAAACCAGGATTAATTGCTGAAATAAAAAAAGCTAGTCCGAGTAAAGGAGTTATTAGAAAAGATTTTAACCCTGAAGACATAGCAATTTGTTATGAAGAATTAGGAGCATCATGTATCTCAGTACTTACCGATAAAAGGTTTTTTCAAGGTAGTTATGAAATACTCGAAACTGTAAGGAAATCAACTAATCTCCCTCTACTCTGCAAAGATTTTATTATTTCTGCTTATCAGATTTATAAAGCAAGGGTATCTGGTGCTGATGCAATATTATTAATCGCTGCGATTTTAAGTGATGACGATTTAATTTATCTAAAGAAAATAGCTGATAATTTAAAGATGAGCGTTCTTGTTGAAGTCCATAACGATAATGAATTAGAAAGGATACTAAAGTTAAAATCTTTTAATTTGATTGGAATAAATAATAGGGACTTAAAGACTTTTAAAACGGATTTAAAAACATCGATAGAATTGATGCATATATATGCAGATATATTTTTAAAACAAAATATTCTTCCCATTAGTGAATCTGGAATTAATTGTGCCCAAGACTTAGAATCGCTTAGATCTATTGGGATCAAGGGAGTATTAATTGGTGAAACTTTTATGAGAGAAAGTGATATTGAAAAATCTTTCAAGAAATTATTTAATTCAATTTAA
- a CDS encoding TrmH family RNA methyltransferase: MENTFLKITSKNNNLVKRFRSFKRGFSRKEQDFFCIEGTHLIEELLKSGKTPSKILVTEKWLRKNENLSKKLQPSLINIVSEEVLASAISTINPDGIAALVEISSIPNYQFNIKDDFVLVLERIQDPGNMGSLFRTALAAGVDAILLAGGAHPLSQKVLRASSGAVFHLPFLRFDGTEEEILNSLCKSLYELSNVGFKIFTTSSHNKSSKKSSKPYWEIDWTKSTALILGNEGQGIHKKIQEAFNETITIPHSELVESLNVACVAVPLLLERKRVAYTSNT; encoded by the coding sequence ATAGAAAATACTTTTTTAAAAATAACTAGTAAAAACAATAATCTAGTTAAAAGATTTAGGTCCTTTAAAAGAGGGTTCTCTAGAAAAGAACAAGATTTTTTTTGCATAGAGGGTACTCATCTCATTGAAGAATTGTTGAAGTCTGGAAAAACTCCCTCCAAAATTTTAGTTACCGAAAAATGGCTAAGAAAGAATGAAAATCTAAGCAAAAAGCTTCAACCGTCATTAATAAATATTGTCTCAGAGGAAGTCTTAGCATCTGCGATTTCAACGATTAATCCAGATGGGATAGCAGCTTTGGTAGAGATTTCATCAATACCTAATTATCAATTTAATATTAAAGATGATTTTGTTCTTGTTCTCGAAAGGATTCAAGATCCTGGGAATATGGGTAGTCTTTTCAGAACTGCTCTAGCTGCTGGCGTTGATGCAATTCTTTTAGCTGGAGGTGCCCATCCATTAAGCCAAAAGGTATTAAGGGCATCTTCTGGCGCAGTTTTTCATCTGCCATTTTTAAGATTTGATGGAACTGAAGAAGAAATATTAAATTCTTTATGCAAGTCTTTGTATGAATTATCAAATGTAGGATTTAAGATTTTTACTACTAGTAGCCATAATAAAAGTTCAAAAAAATCTTCAAAACCCTACTGGGAAATTGATTGGACTAAGTCTACTGCCTTGATTTTGGGTAATGAGGGTCAAGGTATTCATAAAAAAATTCAAGAAGCTTTTAATGAAACAATTACAATTCCGCATAGTGAGCTTGTAGAATCATTAAATGTGGCTTGCGTTGCAGTTCCATTATTACTAGAACGAAAAAGAGTCGCATACACCTCTAATACGTAG
- a CDS encoding amidohydrolase family protein — protein sequence MSNSGTAEVLIPRSLFLIEDFDGLNIDVEDLCSVSITWENGFVSELKSLKIKDKKPKNILLPRFVETHSHFDKSFTWEDFPNLESNYSGALSVNLEEHRTRNTDKVIERVEKSLKLAIKNGYRAIRSHIDTYKSQSIDIWIELFKLQKKFSSELKLQFVALAPLEFWDTSNGEELAKIFSSRGGILGGVIVPPFNKKDTSKFLAKMLLLASKYKLEIDLHIDESTIEPGAGIKVLLETMENLNINSIPITCSHLSSLISLSHSEITYLGEKMAEKNIKVIALPLTNFWLLNRNNKTTSLKRPVAPIKQLQKSHVDVSIGSDNVQDPWYPFGNFDPFYMLSCSIPMLQLNPWERMTLSSIFLAPSRLLNLKWDGLIKVGCPADFVILEAQRWADVFSSTLKRKVFIKGDLHC from the coding sequence TTGAGTAATTCCGGCACAGCTGAGGTTCTTATTCCCAGAAGCCTTTTTTTAATAGAAGATTTTGATGGCCTCAATATTGATGTAGAGGATTTATGTTCAGTTTCGATTACTTGGGAAAATGGATTTGTTTCTGAGTTAAAGTCCTTAAAAATTAAAGATAAAAAACCAAAAAATATTTTACTCCCAAGATTTGTTGAGACGCATTCGCATTTTGATAAATCTTTTACATGGGAAGATTTTCCTAATTTAGAATCAAACTATAGTGGTGCATTATCAGTAAATCTTGAAGAACATAGAACTAGAAATACAGATAAGGTTATTGAGAGAGTTGAGAAATCATTAAAACTTGCCATAAAAAATGGATACCGAGCTATTAGAAGTCATATTGATACATACAAAAGTCAGTCGATTGATATTTGGATTGAACTTTTTAAATTACAAAAAAAATTTTCATCTGAATTGAAATTACAATTCGTTGCTCTAGCTCCATTGGAATTCTGGGATACTTCTAATGGAGAAGAATTAGCAAAAATATTTTCCTCTCGTGGAGGCATTTTAGGGGGTGTTATTGTCCCCCCTTTTAATAAAAAAGATACAAGCAAATTTCTCGCAAAGATGCTTCTTCTTGCGAGTAAATATAAATTAGAAATTGATTTGCATATAGATGAATCAACTATTGAGCCTGGAGCAGGAATAAAAGTTTTATTAGAGACAATGGAAAATTTAAATATTAATAGTATTCCCATTACTTGTAGTCATCTAAGTAGTCTTATTTCACTAAGTCATAGTGAGATTACATATTTAGGAGAAAAAATGGCTGAGAAAAATATTAAGGTTATTGCTCTGCCTCTGACAAATTTTTGGCTTCTCAATCGAAATAATAAAACTACCTCCTTAAAAAGACCAGTTGCGCCAATAAAGCAATTACAAAAATCTCACGTGGATGTTTCTATAGGTAGTGATAACGTTCAAGATCCTTGGTACCCATTTGGTAATTTTGACCCTTTTTATATGTTGTCATGCTCGATACCTATGCTTCAACTAAATCCTTGGGAGAGAATGACTCTTTCTTCTATTTTTTTAGCTCCAAGTAGATTATTAAATTTAAAATGGGATGGTTTAATTAAAGTGGGGTGCCCTGCTGATTTCGTGATTTTAGAAGCACAAAGATGGGCAGATGTTTTTTCGAGCACTTTAAAAAGAAAAGTATTTATAAAAGGCGATTTACATTGCTGA
- a CDS encoding aspartate aminotransferase family protein, with protein sequence MNTYSRFDISFKKGKGCWLWDKKGKKYLDAVAGIATCSLGHSDRVLRRRLSTQLKKIQHISNLYNIEEQEQLSKTLTNISCAESVFFCNSGAEANESAIKLIKKYGNTTNKGKESIILSAESSFHGRTLAALSATGQPKYQEGFEPMIKGFKFFKFNNFDSVKKLFEECENKDQKISGVLVEPIQGEGGVIPGSKIFFKSLREICDKYGSLLIFDEVQSGVGRTGKMWGYENLGIEPDGFTLAKGLGGGHAIGALLVKEKANIFSPGDHASTFGGNPFACKAALTVLEEIKRRNLINNVYLRGDQLSAGFEELSKKFPNIIRGKRGLGLIQGLVINNDYADAKEITLKAFDKGLLVVPAGGNVVRIVPPLIISRREINILLDKLNSIFEEL encoded by the coding sequence ATGAATACTTATAGTCGATTCGATATATCTTTCAAAAAAGGTAAAGGTTGTTGGCTATGGGACAAAAAAGGTAAAAAGTATCTTGATGCAGTCGCTGGTATAGCAACTTGTAGTCTTGGTCATAGCGATAGAGTTTTAAGACGAAGACTATCAACTCAACTAAAAAAGATTCAACACATTTCAAATCTCTATAACATTGAAGAACAAGAACAATTAAGCAAAACTCTAACGAATATTAGTTGTGCTGAAAGCGTCTTTTTCTGCAACAGTGGTGCGGAAGCAAATGAATCAGCAATTAAATTAATTAAAAAATATGGGAACACCACAAATAAAGGTAAAGAATCAATTATTCTCTCAGCAGAATCCAGCTTTCATGGCAGAACGCTGGCAGCCTTGAGTGCTACCGGTCAGCCAAAATACCAAGAAGGTTTCGAACCAATGATTAAAGGGTTCAAATTTTTTAAATTTAACAATTTTGATTCAGTAAAAAAATTATTTGAAGAGTGTGAAAATAAAGATCAAAAAATTTCTGGCGTTTTAGTTGAACCAATACAAGGAGAAGGTGGCGTAATTCCTGGAAGTAAAATATTTTTTAAAAGCCTAAGAGAAATATGTGATAAATATGGTTCTCTTCTAATTTTTGATGAGGTCCAAAGTGGGGTAGGTCGAACTGGAAAAATGTGGGGTTATGAGAATTTAGGAATTGAACCTGATGGATTCACCCTCGCTAAAGGATTAGGAGGAGGTCATGCAATTGGAGCATTATTGGTAAAAGAAAAAGCTAACATTTTTTCACCAGGAGATCATGCCAGCACTTTTGGAGGGAACCCATTCGCATGTAAGGCTGCCTTAACTGTATTAGAAGAAATAAAGAGAAGAAATCTTATAAATAATGTTTATCTAAGAGGGGACCAATTAAGCGCTGGATTTGAAGAATTGTCAAAAAAATTTCCAAATATTATTAGGGGGAAAAGAGGTTTAGGTTTAATACAAGGTCTTGTTATCAATAATGATTATGCTGATGCTAAAGAAATTACATTAAAAGCTTTTGACAAAGGATTACTAGTAGTTCCAGCAGGAGGGAACGTTGTTAGGATTGTCCCACCATTAATTATATCTCGAAGAGAAATTAATATTCTTTTAGATAAGCTGAATTCAATTTTTGAGGAGTTATAG
- a CDS encoding bifunctional folylpolyglutamate synthase/dihydrofolate synthase, translating to MKNANLKNFKLLSPKYERDNIKLGLSRIKKALQKLGNPCKNIPAIQIIGTNGKGSIAAYLESILFEAKMNFGVTTSPHLFDICERIRVNKKNINKTDFEIIYRLIEKNFSTYELTPFEKIICCALNFFDNEKVELIILEAGLGGRLDATTAHKLRPIIAIGNIGLDHKEFLGDTIEKIAKEKLAVIEKNSIVISCNQNSQVENLITKKVEEVGAEIIWKDSTSNSYELGLKGIFQKQNASVAIGVIEALNKLGFSIKEKYISEGLKKTTWQGRLEIITYLNKKILVDCAHNYPAAKALSNERSNWKHEEEGIYWILGVQRQKDVHAILKTLLKKNDHLLLVPVPNQPSWQLKELSQIKEIDFQNIIEFEKFEFAIEYLFALQKWPLNLPVLTGSIFLVAEFIKFANKQKC from the coding sequence TTGAAAAATGCAAATTTAAAAAATTTTAAATTATTATCACCCAAATATGAAAGGGATAATATCAAGTTAGGTTTATCTAGAATTAAAAAAGCACTTCAGAAACTTGGTAATCCTTGCAAGAATATCCCAGCAATACAAATTATTGGAACTAATGGGAAAGGATCAATCGCGGCATATCTAGAAAGTATACTTTTTGAAGCTAAAATGAATTTTGGGGTAACTACATCTCCTCATCTTTTTGATATATGTGAGAGGATTAGAGTTAATAAAAAAAATATTAACAAAACTGATTTTGAAATAATCTATAGATTAATAGAAAAAAATTTTTCAACATATGAATTAACTCCTTTTGAAAAAATTATTTGCTGCGCACTAAATTTTTTTGACAATGAAAAAGTTGAATTAATAATTCTTGAAGCTGGCTTAGGAGGACGATTAGACGCGACAACAGCCCATAAATTAAGACCAATCATTGCTATTGGAAACATTGGCTTAGACCATAAAGAATTTCTTGGAGATACGATTGAAAAAATTGCCAAAGAAAAATTAGCAGTTATTGAAAAAAACTCAATTGTTATTTCCTGCAACCAAAACAGTCAAGTTGAAAATTTAATAACCAAAAAAGTTGAAGAGGTTGGAGCAGAAATCATCTGGAAAGATTCAACTTCAAACAGCTATGAGCTTGGATTAAAAGGAATTTTCCAAAAGCAAAATGCTTCAGTCGCCATTGGAGTAATTGAAGCTCTTAATAAGTTGGGATTTAGTATTAAAGAAAAATATATATCTGAAGGTCTTAAAAAAACAACTTGGCAAGGAAGGTTAGAAATAATAACTTACTTAAACAAAAAAATTCTTGTAGATTGTGCGCATAATTATCCTGCTGCAAAAGCACTTTCTAATGAGCGAAGCAATTGGAAGCATGAAGAAGAAGGAATTTATTGGATTTTAGGTGTCCAAAGACAAAAAGATGTGCACGCAATATTAAAAACACTTCTAAAGAAAAATGATCACTTATTACTTGTTCCAGTTCCAAACCAACCTAGTTGGCAATTAAAAGAACTTTCTCAGATTAAAGAAATTGATTTTCAAAACATAATTGAGTTTGAGAAATTTGAATTTGCCATTGAATATTTATTTGCCCTTCAAAAATGGCCCCTTAATCTTCCTGTTTTAACAGGTTCTATTTTTTTAGTGGCTGAATTTATTAAATTTGCCAATAAACAGAAATGTTAA
- a CDS encoding FAD-binding oxidoreductase — translation MTSNNLKFIDKFREVKNLEIIESQSEVKRLSKDFYNYSPILTEKLDGCIADFVVRPSDHNAVKKVAEICWKFSIPLTLRGAGTGNYGQAVPLFKGVVMQMSQFNKLEEFDPETGFVKVQSGCVMGDLNKQLEKYGRELRLLPSTWKTATIGGFIAGGSGGIGSIRWGFLRDPGNLIGLEAVTMNEKPVLLKFDAEESEPLNHAYGTNGIITSLLLATDIKRKWYSIVIDCIEFEQTIEILKTLTSAAVDMKLGAILEEEIVYQMPRWFKSESRSHKILIQSTLGGIKTIELICKKFKVKSTLLGEEEKLVNGISEVVWNHTTLHMRSRDKNWTYLQMLLPLNKELELINFLKTKWGKKVLWHLEAVSQQGSPRLAALPVLKWNGVEELNEIIEDCKKLGAFIFNPHVLTVEGGGLGVVDSDQVKAKLKFDPKGLLNPGKLEGWKIKEQFNI, via the coding sequence ATGACATCAAATAATCTTAAATTTATAGACAAATTTAGGGAAGTTAAAAACTTAGAGATTATTGAAAGCCAATCCGAAGTAAAAAGACTTTCAAAAGATTTTTATAACTACTCTCCAATCCTTACTGAAAAATTAGATGGATGTATTGCTGATTTTGTGGTGAGACCTAGTGATCATAATGCGGTGAAGAAAGTAGCAGAAATTTGTTGGAAATTTTCTATCCCTCTTACTTTAAGGGGGGCAGGTACAGGTAATTATGGACAAGCGGTCCCTTTGTTTAAAGGAGTTGTAATGCAGATGAGTCAGTTTAATAAGTTAGAAGAATTTGATCCTGAGACAGGTTTTGTGAAAGTACAGTCTGGCTGTGTAATGGGAGATTTGAATAAACAATTAGAGAAATATGGGAGGGAATTAAGGTTGCTTCCTAGTACTTGGAAAACCGCTACAATTGGAGGCTTTATTGCAGGTGGATCAGGAGGTATTGGGTCGATTAGGTGGGGATTTTTAAGAGATCCTGGAAATCTTATAGGTTTAGAGGCCGTGACGATGAATGAGAAACCTGTTTTATTAAAATTTGATGCTGAAGAATCCGAACCTTTAAATCATGCTTATGGGACTAATGGAATTATTACTTCTTTATTACTTGCTACTGATATCAAACGTAAGTGGTATTCAATAGTTATCGATTGCATTGAATTTGAACAAACAATAGAAATATTAAAAACTCTTACTAGCGCCGCAGTTGATATGAAACTGGGAGCAATCCTTGAAGAAGAAATTGTATATCAAATGCCAAGATGGTTTAAAAGTGAATCTAGAAGTCACAAGATATTAATACAATCTACGCTTGGAGGAATAAAAACGATAGAACTGATTTGCAAGAAATTCAAAGTTAAATCTACCCTCCTTGGGGAAGAAGAAAAACTCGTTAATGGAATTTCTGAAGTCGTATGGAATCATACAACTCTTCATATGAGGTCTAGGGATAAAAATTGGACATATTTACAGATGCTTTTGCCACTGAATAAAGAACTAGAATTAATTAATTTTTTGAAAACAAAATGGGGTAAAAAAGTTCTTTGGCATTTAGAAGCAGTTTCTCAGCAAGGATCACCACGATTAGCTGCATTGCCAGTATTAAAGTGGAATGGTGTAGAAGAATTAAATGAAATAATAGAAGATTGTAAGAAACTTGGTGCTTTTATTTTTAATCCCCACGTTTTAACTGTCGAGGGCGGAGGCCTAGGAGTGGTGGACTCTGATCAAGTAAAAGCGAAATTAAAATTTGATCCTAAAGGGCTATTAAATCCAGGGAAATTAGAGGGTTGGAAAATAAAGGAACAATTTAATATTTAA
- the murA gene encoding UDP-N-acetylglucosamine 1-carboxyvinyltransferase yields MICGSKKKAYLKSQNLKILGQGKLNGIVKINGAKNSALVLLASSLLTNEKIILENIPYLTDIEKMGNILKNLGVNLIDKNDQLEIDPTNISIKELPYELVNGLRASFFCIGALLTKFGEAQVPLPGGCNIGSRPIDEHINGLIALGADIIIEEGIVKAKIRGNKNKLHGTHIKLKCPSVGATETLIMAASLAEGRTTIENAAREPEIQDLCHMLNKMGAKIYDSGKETIIIDGVNKLGGCTHKVIPDRIEAGTFLIAAAATSSSITISPVIPHHLEAVTNKLQESGSKITIKGNSISIKSKEIKGVDIETAPFPGFPTDLQAPFTALMTIANGESKITETIFENRMNHIHLLNKMGARIKLNENVAYIKGVKTLNGMDLIGSDLRSSAALIIAGIIAEGTSNIYGLEHLDRGYENFELKLKKLGIKITREFNKSTFEENEFKIEPKSEDISNLRAA; encoded by the coding sequence ATGATTTGCGGAAGCAAAAAGAAGGCATATCTTAAATCGCAAAATTTAAAGATTCTTGGCCAAGGCAAGTTAAATGGAATAGTTAAGATAAATGGCGCGAAGAATTCGGCCTTAGTTTTATTGGCATCATCATTGCTAACTAATGAAAAAATAATACTTGAAAATATTCCTTATCTTACTGATATTGAGAAAATGGGAAATATCCTAAAAAATTTAGGAGTTAATTTAATTGATAAAAATGACCAATTAGAGATAGATCCAACAAATATTTCCATTAAAGAACTTCCATATGAACTAGTTAATGGATTAAGAGCTAGTTTCTTTTGCATAGGTGCACTATTAACTAAATTTGGAGAAGCTCAAGTACCCTTACCAGGTGGATGCAATATTGGATCAAGGCCAATAGACGAGCACATTAATGGACTCATCGCATTAGGCGCAGACATTATTATTGAAGAGGGAATTGTCAAGGCAAAGATAAGGGGAAACAAAAATAAACTTCATGGTACTCATATTAAATTGAAGTGTCCAAGCGTAGGAGCAACTGAAACTTTAATAATGGCTGCATCTTTAGCGGAAGGAAGAACTACTATTGAGAATGCTGCAAGAGAGCCTGAAATTCAGGATTTATGCCATATGCTTAATAAAATGGGGGCAAAGATTTACGACTCCGGTAAAGAAACAATAATTATTGATGGTGTTAATAAGCTAGGTGGTTGTACTCATAAAGTAATTCCAGACCGAATAGAAGCTGGAACTTTTCTAATAGCTGCTGCTGCAACTTCCTCTTCAATAACAATTTCTCCTGTGATCCCTCATCATCTTGAAGCTGTTACTAATAAGCTTCAAGAAAGTGGGAGTAAAATTACTATTAAAGGTAATTCGATTTCAATCAAGAGTAAGGAGATTAAAGGAGTAGATATTGAAACAGCTCCTTTTCCAGGATTTCCTACTGATTTGCAAGCACCATTTACAGCACTAATGACAATAGCAAATGGTGAATCAAAGATCACTGAAACGATTTTCGAAAACAGAATGAATCATATTCATTTACTTAATAAAATGGGTGCCCGTATAAAACTAAATGAAAACGTAGCTTACATTAAAGGTGTTAAAACACTTAATGGGATGGATCTAATAGGCTCAGATTTAAGGTCATCAGCCGCATTAATAATTGCTGGAATCATCGCAGAAGGTACTAGTAATATCTATGGTTTAGAACATTTAGATAGAGGTTATGAAAATTTTGAATTAAAACTAAAAAAATTAGGTATTAAAATAACTAGGGAGTTTAATAAAAGTACTTTTGAGGAGAATGAATTTAAAATTGAACCTAAATCTGAAGACATTTCAAATCTTAGAGCAGCTTAG
- the lpdA gene encoding dihydrolipoyl dehydrogenase, with amino-acid sequence MTDSSFDFDLIVIGAGYGGFDAAKHAAGKGLKVAIVESSDMGGTCVNKGCVPSKALLAASGKVREIADYEHLAKFGIHASPVRFERSKIADHANNLVLNVRENLTKTLKRSGVEIILGIGRIEGNQKVGVRDKNGIDKIFTCKNIVIATGSSPFVPRGITLDNRTVFTSDDAVKLEWLPRWIAIIGSGYIGLEFADVYTALGCEVTMIEALENIMPTFDPDITKIAKKNLIQARDIDTKSNVFATKITPGCPVKIELTDAKSKEVVETLEVDAVLVATGRSPNSNNLNLESAGIETVKGFIPIDDQMRVKNGDEIIPNIWAVGDVTGKLMLAHTAAAQGTIAVDNICGGNVEINYKSIPAATFTHPEISSVGLSEAEAKEISAKENFTLGVVKSFFKANSKALAELESDGLLKLIFNKDNGKVLGAHIFGLHAADLIQEISNAISRNQDVIELSTEVHTHPTLSEVVEVAYKQAASQIK; translated from the coding sequence GTGACTGATTCAAGTTTTGATTTTGATTTAATCGTAATAGGAGCAGGATATGGAGGTTTTGATGCCGCTAAACATGCTGCTGGTAAGGGACTGAAAGTCGCAATAGTAGAATCTTCTGACATGGGAGGCACTTGTGTTAACAAGGGGTGTGTCCCCTCTAAAGCTCTTTTGGCTGCAAGTGGAAAAGTCAGAGAAATTGCTGATTATGAACATTTAGCAAAATTTGGTATTCATGCTTCCCCAGTAAGGTTTGAAAGATCAAAAATTGCAGATCATGCAAATAATTTAGTTTTAAATGTTAGAGAAAATTTAACAAAAACTCTCAAAAGGAGTGGAGTTGAAATTATTTTGGGCATTGGCAGAATTGAAGGAAATCAAAAAGTAGGTGTAAGAGATAAAAACGGAATTGATAAAATCTTCACATGTAAGAATATTGTTATAGCAACTGGTTCTTCTCCTTTTGTTCCTCGTGGAATAACTTTGGATAATAGGACTGTATTTACTAGTGATGATGCTGTTAAACTTGAGTGGCTTCCAAGATGGATAGCTATTATTGGAAGCGGATATATAGGATTGGAATTTGCTGATGTTTATACTGCGCTAGGTTGTGAAGTTACCATGATTGAGGCTTTGGAAAATATTATGCCAACATTTGATCCAGACATTACAAAAATTGCTAAGAAGAATCTTATTCAAGCTAGAGATATAGACACAAAATCAAATGTCTTTGCTACAAAAATAACACCTGGATGTCCTGTGAAAATAGAACTGACAGATGCAAAATCTAAAGAAGTTGTAGAAACTTTAGAAGTTGATGCCGTATTAGTTGCAACTGGCAGAAGTCCTAATAGTAATAACTTAAATCTTGAGTCGGCTGGGATAGAAACAGTAAAAGGTTTCATTCCTATAGATGATCAAATGAGGGTTAAGAATGGTGATGAAATAATACCTAACATTTGGGCTGTTGGAGATGTAACAGGCAAACTAATGCTTGCCCATACAGCTGCAGCGCAAGGTACTATTGCTGTTGATAATATTTGCGGTGGTAACGTCGAAATTAACTATAAAAGTATCCCTGCAGCAACCTTTACTCATCCTGAAATAAGTTCAGTTGGTCTCTCTGAAGCAGAAGCTAAAGAGATATCTGCAAAAGAAAATTTTACTTTGGGAGTTGTCAAAAGTTTCTTTAAGGCTAATTCAAAAGCATTGGCTGAATTGGAGAGTGATGGATTGCTAAAGTTGATTTTCAATAAAGATAATGGGAAAGTATTAGGTGCTCATATTTTTGGGTTACATGCAGCTGATTTAATTCAAGAAATTTCGAACGCTATTTCAAGGAACCAAGATGTAATTGAATTATCTACAGAAGTTCATACTCATCCCACTCTTAGTGAAGTGGTTGAGGTCGCATATAAACAAGCGGCTTCTCAAATAAAATAA